The following coding sequences lie in one Candidatus Palauibacter soopunensis genomic window:
- a CDS encoding serine hydrolase domain-containing protein has protein sequence MKVSRRVRGIPAARWLFLAIILPATILAGAAGFNPALAAQEARTLSYGDPEEVGMSRAVLEGALGLYHEAVERGDIVGAVLLVARKGKIVLHEAVGMRDKERGLPMERNSMFRMASNTKPVVATAVAQLVEEGKLSYDDLVREYIPEWDNYRAGFITVGHLLSHSSGLRIPTLFLQPLGENPTLQSESARFGAIGAEVTPGETYSYNNPGYNTLGALVEIASGQLLEDRLMETVYGPLGMADSYNHHAEHPVGGKIDRMGAVYYQRGPDGDWMPGGTPGGPVAFPFARASGGMISSAWDYAVFAQTFLNGGTYDGAEILTPESVELMTSPKIHIAGEGDEASYYGYGWRLADGTFGHGGSDGTNAWLDPDREIIGIVFTQTPRGDNRGTRLERFRELVNLSLEGN, from the coding sequence ATGAAGGTTTCGCGGCGAGTTCGCGGCATCCCTGCCGCTCGGTGGCTCTTCCTGGCGATCATCCTGCCCGCGACGATCCTCGCGGGCGCGGCGGGGTTCAACCCGGCGCTGGCGGCGCAGGAAGCGCGTACGCTCTCCTACGGCGATCCGGAAGAGGTCGGCATGTCCCGCGCCGTCCTCGAAGGCGCCCTCGGACTGTACCACGAGGCGGTGGAGCGGGGAGACATCGTGGGCGCCGTGCTGCTGGTCGCGCGCAAGGGAAAGATCGTCCTTCACGAGGCGGTCGGCATGCGCGACAAGGAGCGGGGGCTGCCGATGGAGCGGAATTCGATGTTCCGCATGGCCTCGAATACGAAGCCCGTCGTGGCGACGGCAGTCGCGCAGCTCGTCGAGGAGGGCAAGCTCTCATACGACGACCTCGTCCGGGAGTACATCCCCGAGTGGGACAACTACCGCGCGGGGTTCATCACGGTCGGACACCTCCTGTCCCACAGCAGCGGGCTCCGGATCCCCACGCTCTTCCTGCAGCCGCTGGGCGAGAACCCGACGCTGCAGAGCGAGTCGGCCCGCTTCGGCGCGATCGGGGCGGAGGTGACACCGGGCGAGACGTACTCTTACAACAATCCCGGTTACAACACGCTCGGCGCGCTGGTCGAGATCGCCTCCGGCCAGTTGCTGGAGGACCGGCTCATGGAGACGGTGTACGGACCGCTCGGGATGGCGGACAGCTACAACCACCACGCGGAGCACCCCGTCGGTGGGAAGATCGACCGCATGGGCGCCGTCTACTACCAGCGCGGCCCCGACGGCGACTGGATGCCCGGGGGCACGCCGGGAGGTCCGGTGGCCTTCCCGTTCGCGCGCGCCTCGGGCGGGATGATCTCGTCGGCGTGGGACTACGCGGTCTTCGCCCAGACCTTCCTGAACGGCGGGACCTATGACGGCGCCGAGATCCTGACGCCGGAGTCGGTCGAACTCATGACGTCACCGAAGATCCACATCGCGGGCGAGGGGGACGAGGCGAGCTACTACGGATACGGCTGGCGGCTCGCCGACGGCACGTTCGGCCACGGGGGATCGGACGGCACGAACGCGTGGCTCGACCCCGACCGCGAGATCATCGGCATCGTGTTCACGCAGACGCCGCGCGGCGACAACCGCGGAACCCGCCTCGAGCGCTTCCGCGAACTCGTGAACCTCTCGCTCGAAGGCAACTGA